A single genomic interval of Natronoarchaeum philippinense harbors:
- a CDS encoding metal ABC transporter ATP-binding protein, with protein MSVVELEDVTFSYTEVPVLEGVDLSIEEGEFLGLVGPNGSGKSTLLRIALGLESPDSGTAELFGEPAEAFDDGHRIGYVAQGTTSLDQSIPVTVSEAVTMGRFPHAGYGRLDADDRDAVEDAMETVGVSDLASRKLDELSGGQRQRVFIARALACEADLLALDEPTVGVDAESRDAFYDLLAELNDRGIAIVLIEHDIGTVTEYATTVACINQRVHYHGDPEGFAESDALADAYGAGQRVLEHDHSAHDHGGDQ; from the coding sequence ATGAGCGTCGTCGAGTTGGAGGACGTGACGTTCTCGTACACGGAAGTGCCGGTGCTCGAAGGGGTCGATCTCTCGATCGAGGAAGGGGAGTTTCTGGGTCTGGTCGGTCCAAACGGTTCGGGAAAGTCGACGCTGCTTCGGATCGCGCTGGGGCTGGAGTCGCCGGATTCGGGGACGGCGGAGCTGTTCGGCGAACCTGCCGAGGCGTTCGACGACGGCCACCGGATCGGCTACGTCGCACAGGGAACGACCAGTCTGGACCAGTCGATCCCAGTGACCGTCTCCGAGGCGGTCACGATGGGCCGGTTTCCCCACGCCGGCTACGGACGACTGGACGCCGACGACCGCGACGCGGTCGAGGACGCCATGGAGACAGTCGGTGTTTCCGACCTAGCGAGTCGCAAGCTCGACGAACTGTCCGGCGGCCAGCGCCAGCGCGTGTTCATCGCCCGAGCACTGGCCTGCGAGGCTGACCTCCTCGCTCTCGACGAGCCGACGGTCGGCGTCGACGCCGAATCGCGGGACGCCTTCTACGATCTGCTGGCCGAACTCAACGACCGCGGCATCGCCATCGTGCTGATCGAACACGACATCGGCACGGTCACCGAGTACGCGACGACCGTCGCGTGTATCAACCAGCGCGTCCACTACCACGGCGATCCGGAGGGCTTTGCCGAAAGCGACGCGCTCGCCGACGCCTACGGCGCCGGACAGCGAGTGCTCGAACACGATCACTCGGCCCACGACCACGGAGGTGACCAGTGA
- a CDS encoding metal ABC transporter permease has translation MLGTLVEMLSYSFMQRALLAGLFVAILAPLVGSFLVYRRMAFIGDTLAHVAFAGVAIGVYVRDGLGWGGVSPFLSALVVSALAALVIQFLADRTDAYNDVSMAIVLSGGFALGTVVISLTGGIAVSINQYIFGSISTVSWHHVRIMAALTALVGGVVAVSYKHLLYITFDESAARVARLDVDLQNSLLVVLTALVIVAAMQIMGVILVAAMLVVPVAAAGQIAPSFKASVLLSIVVAELSVFSGVTLSYTNDVAASGAIVLIAIGLYAAATVADRYVV, from the coding sequence ATGCTCGGAACGCTCGTCGAGATGCTCAGCTACTCGTTCATGCAGCGCGCGCTGTTGGCCGGGCTGTTCGTCGCCATTCTGGCGCCGCTTGTCGGCTCGTTTCTGGTCTACCGGCGGATGGCCTTTATCGGCGATACGCTGGCTCACGTCGCCTTCGCCGGCGTCGCTATCGGCGTCTACGTCCGGGACGGGCTGGGCTGGGGCGGCGTCTCGCCGTTCCTCTCGGCGCTGGTCGTCTCTGCGCTGGCGGCGCTGGTGATCCAGTTCCTCGCCGACCGAACGGACGCCTACAACGACGTGTCGATGGCAATCGTCCTCTCGGGCGGGTTCGCGCTGGGCACCGTCGTGATCAGCCTGACCGGCGGGATCGCCGTCAGCATCAATCAGTACATCTTCGGCTCGATCAGCACCGTCTCGTGGCACCACGTCCGGATCATGGCCGCCCTGACCGCGCTCGTCGGCGGCGTCGTCGCAGTCAGCTACAAGCACCTGCTGTATATCACGTTCGACGAGAGCGCGGCCCGGGTCGCGCGGCTGGACGTCGACCTGCAGAACAGTCTGCTGGTCGTGCTGACCGCCCTCGTCATCGTCGCGGCGATGCAGATTATGGGTGTGATCCTCGTCGCAGCGATGCTGGTGGTTCCCGTCGCCGCGGCAGGCCAGATCGCGCCGAGCTTCAAGGCGTCGGTGCTGCTCTCGATCGTGGTCGCCGAGCTGTCGGTTTTTTCGGGTGTCACGCTGTCGTACACCAACGACGTGGCCGCAAGCGGCGCGATCGTGCTCATCGCCATCGGACTGTACGCCGCGGCGACGGTAGCCGATCGGTACGTCGTGTGA
- a CDS encoding plastocyanin/azurin family copper-binding protein: MDDQSSVDRRTFLRASGVLAGVALAGCTDGGGDGEQEPADGNETGDGVDNETDGNQTGDNQTGTNQTDGNQTGGNQTGGNQTGDGGTVQVLAGPGGEFIFEPAQLSIAPGTTVRWTWESDNHNVVPTSQPDGANWQGHQPIENTGFEYEHTFETTGTYEYVCEPHESQGMVGTIDVQ; the protein is encoded by the coding sequence ATGGACGATCAATCCAGCGTCGACAGGAGAACGTTTCTGCGCGCTAGCGGCGTCCTCGCGGGCGTGGCGCTCGCCGGTTGTACGGACGGTGGAGGGGACGGCGAGCAAGAACCCGCAGACGGAAACGAGACGGGGGACGGCGTCGACAACGAGACTGACGGGAACCAGACTGGAGATAACCAAACCGGAACCAACCAGACCGACGGCAATCAGACGGGTGGCAATCAAACAGGTGGCAACCAGACCGGCGATGGAGGGACGGTGCAAGTGCTCGCCGGGCCGGGCGGCGAGTTCATATTCGAGCCCGCCCAGCTCTCGATCGCGCCAGGAACGACCGTCCGCTGGACGTGGGAGTCGGACAACCACAACGTCGTTCCGACGAGCCAGCCCGACGGCGCCAATTGGCAGGGCCACCAACCGATCGAGAACACCGGGTTCGAGTACGAGCACACGTTCGAGACCACCGGTACCTACGAGTACGTCTGCGAGCCCCACGAGTCCCAAGGGATGGTCGGGACGATCGACGTTCAGTAA
- a CDS encoding acetate--CoA ligase family protein has protein sequence MGALSDLFGPERVAVVGATDREGSVGRAILTNLQADFDGGVVPINPNRDAVLGLDCYESLADAPPVDLAVVVVPPGIVVDAVREAGEEGVDDVVVITAGFSETGSEGAARERELIEVAEEYDMNLVGPNSIGIMSTTSGLNATFGPENALEGSISFMSQSGAFITAVLDWANDQDLGFKDIVSLGNEAVLDETDFIREWGDDPETDVIIGYLEGIDHGREFIDTAREVSEDTPIVLVKSGRTEAGAQAASSHTGTIAGSEQAYEAGLDQAGVLRVNTVEEMFDYAQMLSGQPVPERDDVAVITNAGGPGVMTTDAIGDSRLGLADFSNETLETYGEMLPDEGNIYNPVDVLGDAPAERFREALEISLEDDGVGAAIIVAAPTAVLDFEELADIVADVRDEYDAPIVTALMGGESTEEAAEVLEDSGVPNYFDPARAVRSVGALSEYRDVSRRDHEAPADFDVDRERAREILERAEDRDDNRLGVEAMELLDAYGVPTPEGDVVDSPKAAESVAEGIDGPVVMKIVSPDILHKSDIGGVKVGVETEDVYDAYEDLVTRAHNYQPDASITGVQVQEMADLDAGTETIVGLNRDPQFGPMVLFGLGGIFVEVLEDTTVKIAPISEPEATEMIDDIQAAPLLRGARGRTPADLDAVVETLQRLSQLATDFPAILELDVNPLVAGPDGVQAIDLRLTVDTEEL, from the coding sequence ATGGGAGCGTTATCGGACCTGTTCGGGCCGGAGCGCGTGGCCGTAGTCGGCGCCACAGACCGGGAAGGATCTGTCGGACGTGCGATCCTGACCAATCTGCAGGCCGACTTCGACGGAGGCGTCGTTCCGATAAACCCGAACCGTGACGCGGTGCTGGGACTGGACTGTTATGAATCGCTGGCGGACGCGCCGCCAGTCGACCTCGCCGTGGTGGTCGTTCCGCCGGGTATCGTGGTCGATGCTGTCCGCGAGGCCGGCGAGGAAGGCGTCGACGACGTGGTCGTCATCACCGCCGGCTTCAGCGAGACCGGCAGCGAGGGCGCCGCCCGCGAGCGCGAGCTGATCGAGGTCGCCGAGGAGTACGATATGAACCTCGTCGGCCCCAACAGCATCGGGATCATGAGCACGACCAGCGGGCTCAACGCGACGTTCGGCCCCGAGAACGCGCTGGAGGGCTCGATCTCCTTTATGAGTCAATCGGGCGCGTTCATCACGGCCGTGCTCGACTGGGCGAACGATCAGGACCTCGGGTTCAAAGACATCGTCTCGCTGGGCAACGAGGCCGTCCTCGACGAGACGGACTTCATCCGCGAGTGGGGCGACGACCCCGAGACCGACGTGATCATCGGCTACCTCGAAGGGATCGACCACGGGCGGGAGTTCATCGACACGGCTCGCGAGGTGTCCGAGGACACGCCGATCGTGCTCGTGAAGTCCGGACGGACCGAGGCCGGCGCGCAGGCGGCGTCCTCGCACACGGGGACGATCGCCGGCAGCGAGCAGGCCTACGAAGCCGGACTCGATCAGGCTGGCGTCCTCCGGGTGAACACCGTCGAGGAGATGTTCGACTACGCGCAGATGCTCTCGGGCCAGCCCGTCCCCGAGCGCGACGACGTTGCCGTGATCACCAACGCCGGCGGCCCGGGCGTGATGACGACTGACGCCATCGGCGACTCGCGGCTCGGTCTCGCTGACTTCTCGAACGAGACGCTCGAAACGTACGGCGAGATGCTCCCCGACGAGGGGAACATCTACAACCCCGTCGACGTGCTCGGCGACGCCCCTGCAGAGCGGTTCCGCGAGGCCCTCGAAATCTCGCTCGAAGACGACGGCGTCGGTGCGGCGATCATCGTCGCGGCGCCGACGGCAGTGCTGGATTTCGAGGAACTGGCAGACATCGTCGCCGACGTTCGGGACGAGTACGACGCGCCGATCGTGACGGCGCTGATGGGCGGCGAGAGCACCGAGGAGGCCGCCGAAGTGCTCGAAGACAGCGGCGTTCCAAACTACTTCGATCCGGCCCGCGCAGTGCGCAGCGTCGGCGCCCTCTCGGAGTACCGCGACGTGAGCCGGCGCGACCACGAGGCGCCCGCCGACTTCGACGTGGACCGCGAGCGCGCACGCGAGATTCTCGAGCGCGCCGAGGACCGCGACGACAACCGGCTCGGCGTCGAAGCGATGGAGCTGCTCGATGCCTACGGCGTCCCGACGCCTGAAGGCGATGTCGTCGACTCCCCCAAAGCGGCAGAGTCGGTCGCAGAAGGCATCGACGGGCCGGTCGTGATGAAGATCGTTTCGCCGGACATCCTCCACAAGTCCGACATCGGCGGCGTCAAAGTCGGCGTCGAGACCGAAGACGTCTACGACGCCTACGAGGATCTCGTTACCCGCGCGCACAACTACCAGCCCGACGCCTCGATCACCGGCGTGCAGGTCCAAGAGATGGCCGACCTCGACGCCGGCACTGAGACGATCGTCGGGCTGAACCGCGATCCGCAGTTCGGACCGATGGTCCTCTTCGGCCTCGGCGGGATCTTCGTCGAGGTCCTAGAGGACACCACAGTGAAGATCGCGCCGATCAGCGAACCCGAAGCCACGGAGATGATCGACGACATTCAGGCCGCGCCGCTGCTGCGGGGCGCCCGCGGACGCACGCCGGCCGATCTCGACGCCGTCGTCGAGACACTCCAGCGGCTCTCGCAACTGGCGACCGATTTCCCGGCGATACTGGAACTCGACGTGAACCCGCTCGTGGCGGGCCCCGACGGCGTACAGGCGATCGACCTCAGACTCACCGTTGACACGGAGGAACTATGA
- a CDS encoding metal ABC transporter substrate-binding protein, which produces MNTTRRDILTAGAGALTTGALAGCTDALNLDSSPGSGVEASFYLLYDFADQIVGDETNAESIVPFGQHGHGWQPSGQVQKGIYQSAAFVYMGEGFQPWADDIVNNLRADDAGVTVVPARHGIELLGTNASHEEEHGNESGDDGHDHGHGTGDPHFWLDPMRAKQAVDNIRDGLIKAVPDAEDAFSENATAYKSEIDDLHESYQSRLSGGDQSHVLVAGHNAFQYTGARYGFTVHALSGISPDDTPSNQAISEAQETIAEHDIEYVLTPAMESDRAAEQLVENTDASEYLTISALSGMKEEWIEQDWGYIDVMRNVNLNTFEKALGAA; this is translated from the coding sequence ATGAACACGACACGACGCGACATCCTGACGGCGGGAGCAGGGGCGCTGACCACGGGTGCACTGGCTGGCTGTACCGACGCCCTCAATCTCGATTCATCGCCCGGAAGTGGGGTGGAGGCGTCGTTTTACCTGTTGTACGACTTCGCCGACCAGATCGTCGGGGACGAGACTAACGCCGAGAGCATCGTCCCGTTCGGGCAGCACGGCCACGGCTGGCAACCCTCCGGACAAGTTCAAAAGGGGATCTACCAGTCGGCGGCGTTCGTCTACATGGGCGAGGGGTTCCAGCCGTGGGCCGACGACATCGTGAACAACCTCCGGGCTGACGATGCCGGCGTGACGGTCGTCCCCGCTCGGCACGGCATCGAGTTGCTGGGGACGAACGCGAGTCACGAGGAAGAGCACGGCAACGAGAGCGGGGACGACGGCCACGACCATGGCCACGGGACTGGCGATCCACACTTCTGGCTCGATCCGATGCGAGCGAAACAGGCCGTCGACAACATCCGGGACGGACTAATCAAGGCCGTTCCGGACGCCGAAGACGCCTTCAGCGAGAACGCCACCGCGTACAAGTCCGAAATCGACGACCTCCACGAGAGCTACCAGTCACGTCTGTCTGGTGGCGACCAATCTCACGTGCTCGTCGCGGGTCACAACGCGTTCCAATACACCGGCGCGCGCTACGGCTTCACCGTCCACGCGCTCTCGGGCATCTCGCCCGACGACACGCCCAGCAATCAGGCGATCAGCGAGGCCCAAGAGACGATCGCGGAGCACGACATCGAGTACGTCCTGACGCCGGCGATGGAGTCCGACCGCGCGGCCGAACAACTCGTCGAGAATACCGACGCAAGCGAGTACCTGACGATCTCTGCGCTATCGGGCATGAAAGAGGAGTGGATCGAGCAAGACTGGGGCTACATCGACGTGATGCGAAACGTCAACCTGAACACCTTCGAGAAAGCATTGGGGGCCGCATGA
- a CDS encoding phosphotransacetylase family protein — protein MTKTILVTSTEEGTGKTAVSVALGLLARERGLDVGYMKPKGTRLRSRVGKTLDEDPMLARELLDLDAEMHELEPVVYSPTFIEQAVRGQESAEDLREQVSEHFDSLSAGRDLMIVEGGGSLTTGGIVDLTDADVAELLDAEVLVLAGYGHPGDADDVLAAARSLEDRLAGVLFNAVTDDAFDQLETDITPFLEGEDVPVFGALPREQDLAGITVGDLADELGADVLTDVPTDAYVERFSVGAMGSDAALRHFRRTRDAAVITGGDRSDIQTTALQAPGVECLILTGGHRPSGAVVGKAEEKGVPILVVQTDTLTTIDRAEGVVSEGRTRDATTVERMRALLADHADVDEILAGVSASGDDD, from the coding sequence ATGACCAAGACGATACTCGTCACCTCGACCGAAGAAGGAACCGGAAAGACAGCCGTCTCCGTCGCGCTCGGGCTGCTGGCCCGCGAACGCGGCCTCGATGTCGGCTACATGAAACCGAAGGGCACCCGCCTGCGCAGCCGCGTCGGGAAGACGCTGGACGAAGATCCCATGCTCGCCCGCGAGCTGCTCGATCTCGACGCCGAGATGCACGAGCTCGAACCCGTCGTCTACTCGCCGACGTTCATCGAGCAGGCGGTTCGCGGCCAAGAGTCCGCCGAGGACCTCCGCGAACAGGTCAGCGAGCACTTCGACTCGCTGTCGGCCGGCCGCGACCTGATGATCGTCGAGGGCGGCGGCTCGCTGACGACCGGCGGCATCGTCGATCTGACCGACGCCGACGTTGCCGAGTTGCTCGACGCCGAGGTGCTGGTGCTAGCTGGCTACGGCCATCCCGGCGACGCCGACGACGTGCTCGCCGCGGCTCGCAGCCTCGAAGACCGGCTGGCGGGCGTGCTGTTCAACGCCGTCACCGACGACGCGTTCGACCAGCTAGAGACCGACATCACGCCGTTCCTCGAAGGCGAGGACGTGCCGGTCTTCGGCGCGCTGCCCCGCGAGCAGGATCTCGCCGGCATCACCGTCGGCGATCTGGCCGACGAACTCGGCGCCGACGTGCTGACCGACGTGCCGACCGACGCCTACGTCGAGCGGTTCAGCGTCGGCGCGATGGGCAGCGACGCCGCGCTTCGGCACTTCCGGCGCACCCGCGACGCCGCCGTCATCACCGGCGGTGACCGCTCGGACATCCAGACGACCGCGCTGCAAGCGCCGGGCGTCGAGTGTCTGATCCTCACCGGCGGCCACCGGCCCTCCGGCGCCGTCGTCGGCAAGGCAGAGGAGAAGGGCGTCCCGATTCTGGTCGTCCAGACCGACACCCTCACCACCATCGACCGCGCCGAGGGCGTCGTCAGCGAGGGGCGGACCCGCGACGCGACGACCGTCGAGCGCATGCGCGCGCTGCTGGCCGACCACGCCGACGTGGACGAAATCCTCGCCGGCGTCAGCGCGAGCGGCGACGACGACTGA
- a CDS encoding DUF7547 family protein → MSDRSDASDEELARTAGELADSLRDLRDEVGPRRRPPRGPLGLPRPPTPREVLRFTDEVAIPATIAVLEVNIKLLEAVQKAIRLAETERRARDQGTEAADRAREGGRVVREGANRIGRETLDRLDDALDELQTAVEEGSLPREETAREILTEARELRDDLEAQVRDAEDTADEQRRREREAERDAGISASSDGDGEADEEGTSDGGEQESSENTGPQVDVDAELQSIKDQYDDEDEEDEA, encoded by the coding sequence ATGAGCGACAGGTCCGACGCCAGCGACGAGGAGCTCGCCCGGACGGCCGGTGAACTCGCGGACTCCCTGCGCGACCTCCGCGACGAGGTCGGTCCGCGTCGCCGGCCGCCGCGGGGCCCCCTCGGTCTCCCCCGCCCGCCGACGCCGCGGGAGGTCCTGCGATTCACCGACGAGGTGGCGATTCCGGCGACGATCGCCGTGCTCGAAGTCAACATCAAGCTACTCGAAGCCGTCCAGAAGGCGATCCGGCTCGCCGAGACGGAACGCCGAGCGCGCGATCAGGGCACCGAAGCCGCCGATCGGGCCCGCGAGGGCGGCCGGGTCGTGCGCGAGGGCGCCAACCGGATCGGCCGCGAAACGCTGGACCGTCTCGACGACGCGCTGGACGAACTCCAGACAGCCGTCGAGGAGGGGTCACTCCCACGAGAGGAAACCGCCCGCGAGATTCTGACCGAAGCACGCGAACTGCGGGACGACCTCGAAGCACAGGTGCGTGACGCCGAAGACACCGCCGACGAACAACGGCGTCGTGAGCGCGAGGCCGAGCGCGACGCGGGCATTTCGGCGTCGAGCGACGGTGACGGCGAAGCTGACGAGGAAGGCACCAGCGACGGCGGCGAGCAGGAGAGCAGCGAAAACACCGGTCCGCAGGTCGACGTGGACGCCGAACTCCAGTCGATCAAGGATCAGTACGACGACGAGGACGAGGAGGACGAAGCGTAG